A genomic segment from Sparus aurata chromosome 20, fSpaAur1.1, whole genome shotgun sequence encodes:
- the LOC115570798 gene encoding circumsporozoite protein-like isoform X2 → MGAMWAFVVCVLTVWLAKGSCLPVDGTNKGNDQRKMEDLPLSEFLLKGAIALLQAMESMLEQDVKGTAMDCGTFPVVAGGGCSNNGSHSAADGGGGSNNGSHRAADGGGSNNGSHSGGGSNNGSHSAADGSGGSNNGSHSGGGSNNGSHSAADGSGGSNNGSHSAADGSGGSNNGSHSAADSSGGSNNGSSAADGGGNYGSIFPGGGNYGVIFPATVAAGGNGVIFPATEAAGGNGVIFPATEAAGGNGVIFPATEAAGGNGVIFPATVAGGGNRPQQ, encoded by the exons ATGGGAGCTATGTGGGCCTTCGTCGTTTGTGTCCTGACTGTTTGGCTTGCCAAag GGTCTTGTTTGCCAGTTGATGGGACAAATAAAGGGAATGATCAGAGGAAGATGGAAG ATTTGCCTCTCAGTGAATTCTTATTAAAGGGGGCCATTGCACTTCTCCAGGCAATGGAGTCCATGTTGGAGCAAGATGTTAA AGGTACGGCCATGGACTGCGGCACCTTCCCTGTTGTGGCTGGCGGTGGCTGCAGCAACAACGGCAGCCACAGCGCTGCCGACGGTGGTGGCGGCAGCAACAACGGCAGCCACCGCGCTGCCGACGGTGGCGGCAGCAACAACGGAAGCCACAGTGGCGGCGGCAGCAACAACGGAAGCCACAGCGCTGCCGACGGTAGCGGCGGCAGCAACAACGGAAGCCACAGTGGCGGCGGCAGCAACAACGGAAGCCACAGCGCTGCCGACGGTAGCGGCGGCAGCAACAACGGAAGCCACAGCGCTGCCGACGGTAGCGGCGGCAGCAACAACGGAAGCCACAGCGCTGCCGACAGTAGCGGTGGCAGCAACAATGGCAGCAGTGCTGCCGACGGCGGCGGCAACTATGGCAGCATCTTCCCCGGCGGCGGCAACTATGGCGTCATCTTCCCCGCAACTGTGGCGGCCGGTGGCAACGGCGTCATCTTCCCCGCAACTGAGGCGGCCGGTGGCAACGGCGTCATCTTCCCCGCAACTGAGGCGGCCGGTGGCAACGGCGTCATCTTCCCCGCAACTGAGGCGGCTGGTGGCAACGGCGTCATCTTCCCCGCAACTGTTGCGGGTGGTGGCAATCGGCCACAGCAGTAG
- the LOC115570798 gene encoding circumsporozoite protein-like isoform X4: MGAMWAFVVCVLTVWLAKGSCLPVDGTNKGNDQRKMEDLPLSEFLLKGAIALLQAMESMLEQDVKEGTAMDCGTFPVVAGGGCSNNGSHSAADGGGGSNNGSHRAADGGGGSNNGSHSAADGSGGSNNGSHSAADGSGGSNNGSHSAADSSGGSNNGSSAADGGGNYGSIFPGGGNYGVIFPATVAAGGNGVIFPATEAAGGNGVIFPATEAAGGNGVIFPATEAAGGNGVIFPATVAGGGNRPQQ, encoded by the exons ATGGGAGCTATGTGGGCCTTCGTCGTTTGTGTCCTGACTGTTTGGCTTGCCAAag GGTCTTGTTTGCCAGTTGATGGGACAAATAAAGGGAATGATCAGAGGAAGATGGAAG ATTTGCCTCTCAGTGAATTCTTATTAAAGGGGGCCATTGCACTTCTCCAGGCAATGGAGTCCATGTTGGAGCAAGATGTTAAAGAAG GTACGGCCATGGACTGCGGCACCTTCCCTGTTGTGGCTGGCGGTGGCTGCAGCAACAACGGCAGCCACAGCGCTGCCGACGGTGGTGGCGGCAGCAACAACGGCAGCCACCGCGCTGCCGACG GTGGCGGCGGCAGCAACAACGGAAGCCACAGCGCTGCCGACGGTAGCGGCGGCAGCAACAACGGAAGCCACAGCGCTGCCGACGGTAGCGGCGGCAGCAACAACGGAAGCCACAGCGCTGCCGACAGTAGCGGTGGCAGCAACAATGGCAGCAGTGCTGCCGACGGCGGCGGCAACTATGGCAGCATCTTCCCCGGCGGCGGCAACTATGGCGTCATCTTCCCCGCAACTGTGGCGGCCGGTGGCAACGGCGTCATCTTCCCCGCAACTGAGGCGGCCGGTGGCAACGGCGTCATCTTCCCCGCAACTGAGGCGGCCGGTGGCAACGGCGTCATCTTCCCCGCAACTGAGGCGGCTGGTGGCAACGGCGTCATCTTCCCCGCAACTGTTGCGGGTGGTGGCAATCGGCCACAGCAGTAG
- the LOC115570798 gene encoding circumsporozoite protein-like isoform X1 — protein MGAMWAFVVCVLTVWLAKGSCLPVDGTNKGNDQRKMEDLPLSEFLLKGAIALLQAMESMLEQDVKEGTAMDCGTFPVVAGGGCSNNGSHSAADGGGGSNNGSHRAADGGGSNNGSHSGGGSNNGSHSAADGSGGSNNGSHSGGGSNNGSHSAADGSGGSNNGSHSAADGSGGSNNGSHSAADSSGGSNNGSSAADGGGNYGSIFPGGGNYGVIFPATVAAGGNGVIFPATEAAGGNGVIFPATEAAGGNGVIFPATEAAGGNGVIFPATVAGGGNRPQQ, from the exons ATGGGAGCTATGTGGGCCTTCGTCGTTTGTGTCCTGACTGTTTGGCTTGCCAAag GGTCTTGTTTGCCAGTTGATGGGACAAATAAAGGGAATGATCAGAGGAAGATGGAAG ATTTGCCTCTCAGTGAATTCTTATTAAAGGGGGCCATTGCACTTCTCCAGGCAATGGAGTCCATGTTGGAGCAAGATGTTAAAGAAG GTACGGCCATGGACTGCGGCACCTTCCCTGTTGTGGCTGGCGGTGGCTGCAGCAACAACGGCAGCCACAGCGCTGCCGACGGTGGTGGCGGCAGCAACAACGGCAGCCACCGCGCTGCCGACGGTGGCGGCAGCAACAACGGAAGCCACAGTGGCGGCGGCAGCAACAACGGAAGCCACAGCGCTGCCGACGGTAGCGGCGGCAGCAACAACGGAAGCCACAGTGGCGGCGGCAGCAACAACGGAAGCCACAGCGCTGCCGACGGTAGCGGCGGCAGCAACAACGGAAGCCACAGCGCTGCCGACGGTAGCGGCGGCAGCAACAACGGAAGCCACAGCGCTGCCGACAGTAGCGGTGGCAGCAACAATGGCAGCAGTGCTGCCGACGGCGGCGGCAACTATGGCAGCATCTTCCCCGGCGGCGGCAACTATGGCGTCATCTTCCCCGCAACTGTGGCGGCCGGTGGCAACGGCGTCATCTTCCCCGCAACTGAGGCGGCCGGTGGCAACGGCGTCATCTTCCCCGCAACTGAGGCGGCCGGTGGCAACGGCGTCATCTTCCCCGCAACTGAGGCGGCTGGTGGCAACGGCGTCATCTTCCCCGCAACTGTTGCGGGTGGTGGCAATCGGCCACAGCAGTAG
- the LOC115570798 gene encoding hyphally regulated cell wall protein 1-like isoform X3, translating into MGAMWAFVVCVLTVWLAKGSCLPVDGTNKGNDQRKMEDLPLSEFLLKGAIALLQAMESMLEQDVKEGTAMDCGTFPVVAGGGCSNNGSHSAADGGGGSNNGSHRAADGGGSNNGSHSGGGSNNGSHSAADGSGGSNNGSHSGGGSNNGSHSAADGSGGSNNGSHSAADGSGGSNNGSHSAADSSGGSNNGSSAADGGGNYGSIFPGGGNYGVIFPATVAAGGNGVIFPATEAAGGNGVIFPATEAAGGNGVIFPATVAGGGNRPQQ; encoded by the exons ATGGGAGCTATGTGGGCCTTCGTCGTTTGTGTCCTGACTGTTTGGCTTGCCAAag GGTCTTGTTTGCCAGTTGATGGGACAAATAAAGGGAATGATCAGAGGAAGATGGAAG ATTTGCCTCTCAGTGAATTCTTATTAAAGGGGGCCATTGCACTTCTCCAGGCAATGGAGTCCATGTTGGAGCAAGATGTTAAAGAAG GTACGGCCATGGACTGCGGCACCTTCCCTGTTGTGGCTGGCGGTGGCTGCAGCAACAACGGCAGCCACAGCGCTGCCGACGGTGGTGGCGGCAGCAACAACGGCAGCCACCGCGCTGCCGACGGTGGCGGCAGCAACAACGGAAGCCACAGTGGCGGCGGCAGCAACAACGGAAGCCACAGCGCTGCCGACGGTAGCGGCGGCAGCAACAACGGAAGCCACAGTGGCGGCGGCAGCAACAACGGAAGCCACAGCGCTGCCGACGGTAGCGGCGGCAGCAACAACGGAAGCCACAGCGCTGCCGACGGTAGCGGCGGCAGCAACAACGGAAGCCACAGCGCTGCCGACAGTAGCGGTGGCAGCAACAATGGCAGCAGTGCTGCCGACGGCGGCGGCAACTATGGCAGCATCTTCCCCGGCGGCGGCAACTATGGCGTCATCTTCCCCGCAACTGTGGCGGCCGGTGGCAACGGCGTCATCTTCCCCGCAACTGAGGCGGCCGGTGGCAACGGCGTCATCTTCCCCGCAACTGAG GCGGCTGGTGGCAACGGCGTCATCTTCCCCGCAACTGTTGCGGGTGGTGGCAATCGGCCACAGCAGTAG